Part of the Falsibacillus pallidus genome, TGTCGACCACGCTAGAAACGAAATGGGAAGTGACGGTGCTCGCCAATTTGATCACATTGACGCCAGGCACATTTGTGATTGACGTCTCTTCCGATAATAAAATACTTTATATCCATGCCATGGATGTTCCTGATGTGGAAGAAGCCATTGATGGTATCAGAAATTCGTTTGAAAAAGCGATTTTGGAGGTGAGCAAATAATGCTCGACATGGTCTTGAAAATTTCGTTGATCTGCATCTCCATCGCCATGCTCGCCTTGATCTATCGGGTCATTAAAGGGCCCACAATCCCTGACAAGGTCATTGCACTTGATGCAATTGGCATAAATCTCGTCGCATTGATTGCACTCATCTCCATGCTCCTTAAAACGAGCGCATTTTTGGAAGTCATCCTGCTCGTCGGGATTCTTGCTTTCATCGGCACCGTCGCATTCGCCAAATTCCTCGAGAAAGGGGAGATCATTGAACGTGACCGAAATCATTAATGTATTTGCAGGGATATTCATCGCAATCGGGGCTTTACTAAGCTTGGTGACGGCCCTAGGCATCTTGCGCCTACCCGATGTATACACCCGCAACCACGCCGCATCTAAAGGGTCTACACTAGGAGTGATGTCCGTCTTGCTTGGAGCATTTCTTTACTTCTATACGTTGGACGGGGACTATAATTCAAGGCTGATCCTTGCCATTGTTTTTATCTTTATCACATCGCCGGTCGCTGGGCATTTGATCAGCCGGGCAGCCTACAATACCGGCATACCCATGTGGGAGAAAAGCGTTCTCGATGAACTGAAGGATAAAGAAAAGCATGAAAAAGATGGACTCAAAAGAGAAAAGCAATGAACATATGAAAAGACTGGCCGATGCCGGCCAGTCTTTTTTTATGAAGGCTCTTTTCTCAAAGTTTGTTGCTTTTATGCATTAAAATATGATAACTATGCAACCATGTCAGAAAAATTAGCTAGAAAAGAGCCTGGATACTCCACCCCAACGCACAAAATTCGTATTTTCACGTTAAAATCGGCTATAAGATTTTAACAACAATGGTTAAGAAAACAGCTTTTATGAATCATATAGCGTTGTTTCAACCGAACCGTCTTCTTTATGGATGACGAGTGAACCGTCATGGTCATTGGCATATTTTTTTGCCTTATCCAATAGCTTGTTCTTCGTTTCCTCCACATAGATGGCACGTTGTCCATCCGCTTTTTTTAGCTGCCAACCATTGTCATGCGGCAATAAATGATATTCCTCTTCCTTCTGGCCGCCTTCCATTGCCGATCTTGCCCGATCAATCGCAATCGGAATGGCCCTCTCTTCTTCATACCCTTCGTCAAGAAGAGCATTGCCGATTTCAATGGCCTTTGATTTCGTATCAATTGTCAGGTTTTTGAAAGAATCCGGGTAATCATTCTTGGACCAGCTCATTTTAATGAATCTCTCCTTTAAAATAGTAGTCCTTTATTGTTTTCCCAGACATTATTCAATTAAACGCCCTTCCTTATTTTTTTGGAACCACTGCCA contains:
- a CDS encoding Na(+)/H(+) antiporter subunit F1; protein product: MVLKISLICISIAMLALIYRVIKGPTIPDKVIALDAIGINLVALIALISMLLKTSAFLEVILLVGILAFIGTVAFAKFLEKGEIIERDRNH
- the mnhG gene encoding monovalent cation/H(+) antiporter subunit G; translated protein: MTEIINVFAGIFIAIGALLSLVTALGILRLPDVYTRNHAASKGSTLGVMSVLLGAFLYFYTLDGDYNSRLILAIVFIFITSPVAGHLISRAAYNTGIPMWEKSVLDELKDKEKHEKDGLKREKQ
- a CDS encoding DUF2188 domain-containing protein, which produces MSWSKNDYPDSFKNLTIDTKSKAIEIGNALLDEGYEEERAIPIAIDRARSAMEGGQKEEEYHLLPHDNGWQLKKADGQRAIYVEETKNKLLDKAKKYANDHDGSLVIHKEDGSVETTLYDS